In the genome of Flavivirga spongiicola, one region contains:
- a CDS encoding helix-turn-helix domain-containing protein: MEVVCLQEEAFYKLFDKVVEHVEQNRKDQPRKWIDGDEAMSILNITSKTTLQKLRDEGKIRFSKPQPRIIVYDRNSINEYLESKAHETF, translated from the coding sequence ATGGAAGTAGTATGTCTACAAGAAGAAGCGTTTTATAAACTTTTTGATAAGGTGGTTGAGCATGTAGAACAAAACCGTAAAGATCAACCAAGAAAATGGATTGATGGAGATGAGGCTATGTCCATTCTTAATATTACTTCTAAAACAACGTTGCAGAAATTAAGAGATGAAGGGAAAATCCGTTTTTCTAAACCACAGCCTCGTATCATTGTTTATGACCGTAACTCTATCAATGAATATCTAGAAAGTAAGGCTCATGAAACTTTTTAA